One Mercenaria mercenaria strain notata chromosome 12, MADL_Memer_1, whole genome shotgun sequence DNA segment encodes these proteins:
- the LOC128547156 gene encoding uncharacterized protein LOC128547156 has product MNFPYILYSSSLYINSKIRENTFKEMCMPEELDNLYHRDFSTEIFEWRVKMRILRYLSNAREEYSYAKMFIEIKSKSLKGHIFTLFSDHTSVSGERLDVGLIRFERTCEENLNAYLASIERGMVPGKGLSLTPVFTTPLDRTKFHAIEKKTKQQITSIIEEGISDIHKHGNTDEAFVLETQWQKNKR; this is encoded by the exons ATGAATTTCCCGTATATTTTATATAGTAGTTCATTGTACATAAATAGTAAA ATAAGAGAAAACACATTTAAAGAGATGTGCATGCCAGAAGAGTTAGATAATCTGTACCATCGAGATTTTTCCACGGAAATCTTTGAATGGAGGGTGAAAATGAGAATCCTTAGATATTTAAGCAATGCAAGAGAAGAATATAG TTATGCTAAAATGTTTATTGAGATAAAAAGTAAGTCTTTAAAAGGAcacatatttactttatttaGTGACCACACATCAGTTTCTGGCGAAAGACTGGATGTGGGTTTAATCAGATTTGAAAGAACCTGTGAAGAAAATTTAAATGCATACCTGGCATCCATTGAAAGAGGAATGGTGCCTGGTAAGGGGTTGTCTTTAACGCCAGTATTTACAACACCCCTTGATCGTACAAagtttcatgctattgaaaaaaAGACCAAACAACAGATAACGAGCATTATAGAGGAAGGCATCAGTGACATTCACAAACATGGCAACACTGACGAGGCGTTTGTTTTAGAGACTCAGTGGCAAAAAAATAAGAGGTAA
- the LOC123530450 gene encoding uncharacterized protein LOC123530450, with protein MPCSCACRHHDQFSNGNASYIHQIRHKKIKVDVLNYMKKSDLIPRNASAICQICIDYVNANFLSPSTSKRKNSWKKEEIIDDILHNVDSNELGDIAEAIGKRISSDIEEDSVFSSVDYRDPGNLSNFKITQWLNDRNDVLVRFVKSAAGNGNNPKKEVCIVTAVDSIYKARRLTHVAPLQFCKNLVNYYLSGSKVVAQLNNRQTACGSYSSLQRWLKANAQQPVQNERNSDQITFFDNNQVIARNWRVTFGHKTTASVITMLLHITPALYSNLQESPHLTPRQWLFQENNSTTVASIRHYIKEAESKFDTIRNCFLASRLKAIVTEKKEQTTYSKGWFNGPINKIDFADPYAWATSCHPDEKPHVKVGEPALFNPCSYDSVKKVLKHVQDQCHVGDNRTWTCVGCDGLPYVLGSRLIEKNDDLRDILLVPGLGHIEMTAVKACFKLLWDVCLQDLAKMLGYRTPRALMCCKACPNHHKSWMILTIFFYGTIDEILTTYISQDEAPTVAGLYTYIGSCKHRNFRFMCDVVLNYVLAIFAFRCCTRRNNTDYIMAGKSKFMKLFYGLNHTNYQEIMYRDFKTRVLAPTAIKDFICKNESFSVSGNISKGEGGDFVLEAYNRRAKRWLPPGIPKQHHWVNVCRNLNLLEKVNFYNIYILIKRLYTIIKIKSSIGFGLTTSSTHARWPSCF; from the exons ATGCCTTGCTCATGTGCCTGTAGACATCACGACCAGTTTAGTAATGGTAATGCCAGTTATATCCACCAAATTcgtcacaaaaaaataaaagtagatgTCCTTAACTATATGAAAAAAAGTGATCTTATTCCCAGAAATGCCAGTGCTATTTGTCAAATTTGTATAGACTATGTTAATGCTAATTTTCTGAGTCCTTCTACCTCAAAACGGAAAAACAGTTGGAAAAAAGAGGAAATTATTGATGACATATTGCATAATGTTGATTCGAATGAACTGGGTGATATTGCTGAAGCTATAGGTAAAAGAATATCAAGTGATATTGAGGAAGACAGTGTTTTTAGTAGTGTAGATTATAGAGATCCAGGTAAtttgtcaaatttcaaaatcaCTCAGTGGTTAAATGATAGAAATGATGTTTTAGTTAGGTTTGTGAAGTCTGCTGCAGGTAATGGTAACAATCCTAAAAAAGAAGTATGTATTGTTACTGCAGTTGACAGTATATACAAAGCCAGACGCCTAACACACGTAGCCCCCTTGCAATTTTGCAAGAATCTTGTAAATTACTATTTAAGTGGAAGTAAGGTTGTTGCACAATTAAACAATCGTCAAACAGCTTGTGGTAGTTATAGCAGCTTACAACGCTGGCTGAAAGCAAATGCCCAACAACCAGTGCAAAATGAGCGTAACAGTgatcaaataacattttttgataataATCAGGTGATTGCTAGAAACTGGAGAGTTACCTTTGGACACAAAACAACTGCATCTGTAATCACTATGCTTCTCCACATTACACCAGCATTATATAGTAATTTACAGGAAAGTCCACATCTTACTCCTAGACAGTGGTTGTTCCAGGAAAATAATAGTACCACAGTTGCCAGTATTAGGCATTATATAAAGGAAGCTGAAAGCAAGTTTGATACTATAAGAAATTGTTTCCTTGCAAGTAGGCTTAAGGCAATCGTTACAGAAAAAAAGGAACAGACAACGTACAGCAAAGGAT GGTTCAATGGTCCAATAAACAAAATAGACTTTGCGGATCCCTATGCATGGGCGACCAGTTGCCACCCGGATGAAAAACCACACGTTAAAGTAGGAGAACCTGCGTTGTTTAACCCTTGCTCATATGACTCTGTAAAAAAAGTACTCAAG CATGTACAAGACCAGTGTCATGTAGGAGATAACAGAACATGGACATGTGTAGGATGTGATGGCCTTCCCTATGTTCTAGGATCACGTTTGATCGAAAAAAATGATGATCTACGTGATATATTGCTTGTTCCCGGGCTAGGACACATAGAAATGACTGCCGTAAAGGCCTGTTTCAAACTTCTTTGGGACGTTTGCCTGCAAGATCTTGCAAAGATGCTTGGTTATCGCACACCACGTGCACTTATGTGCTGTAAGGCATGCCCAAACCATCATAAGTCATGGATGATCTTAACAATATTCTTTTACGGTActattgatgaaatattaactacTTACATTTCACAAGATGAAGCTCCAACTGTAGCtggtctatatacatacataggCAGCTGTAAGCATAGAAATTTCCGTTTCATGTGCGATGTCGTCTTAAACTACGTGCTGGCAATATTTGCATTTCGTTGTTGTACAAGGCGAAATAATACCGATTACATTATGGCTGGTAAAAGTAAATTTATGAAATTGTTCTATGGCTTAAATCATACAAATTATCAGGAGATCATGTACAGAGATTTTAAAACTCGCGTATTAGCTCCAACAGCAATAAAGGATTTTATATGTAAGAATGAGTCGTTTTCTGTTTCTGGCAATATCAGCAAAGGAGAAGGGGGTGATTTTGTCTTAGAGGCATACAATCGTAGGGCAAAGAGATGGCTACCTCCAGGCATTCCAAAGCAACATCACTGGGTCAATGTTTGCAGAAATTTGAATTTGCTAGAAAAGGttaatttctataatatttatattctgataaaaagattatatacaataattaaaatcaaaagtagTATAGGGTTCGGTTTAACCACAAGTAGTACGCATGCGCGGTGGCCATCTTGTTTCTAA
- the LOC123530101 gene encoding uncharacterized protein LOC123530101, whose product MTKEEFSLDWKTESGVCGNWKSKGCSIGNTSTPHTPVETAAVALEELQPSSSLVYPDPPKVPEEEAIHEGEKTKCDICHRMSASNKKKTCGSIASTGRNVIFGSIRCVLVLLLRLKVIWKTSNFSALHTLNRT is encoded by the exons ATGACAAAAGAAGAATTTAGTCTAGACTGGAAGACTGAATCAGGTGTCTGTGGCAATTGGAAAAGTAAGGGATGTTCAATAG GGAATACTAGTACACCGCATACACCAGTCGAAACAGCGGCAGTGGCACTTGAGGAGTTGCAGCCTTCATCCTCTTTGGTATACCCAGACCCGCCAAAAGTACCAGAAGAGGAAGCTATTCACGAAGGGGAAAAAACAAAATGTGACATTTGTCACAGAATGTCCGCTTCTAATAAAAAAAAGACCTGTGGCTCAATTGCGAGTACAGGAAGAAATGTGATTTTTGGGTCCATACGCTGTGTGTTGGTATTGTTGCTAAGACTGAAAGTGATTTGGAAGACATCAAATTTTTCTGCCCTACACACATTAAATCGTACATGA